A region of Dictyostelium discoideum AX4 chromosome 1 chromosome, whole genome shotgun sequence DNA encodes the following proteins:
- a CDS encoding hypothetical protein (TBC domain protein) produces MSNHSDTNSPVKEAFWRFSRKSPGIAKPVNNIHPTRFEKFNGNMIPNRKKDYDSSVIFNHGQFSSSSTSPYLSTVNSQTQITTTNIDSNNNNNNNNNNNNNNNNNNNNNNNQTTTTTTTTSKMTTSSSASNLNTLENNLSHLSLSSSSINTSVIGHSNSSTHLSASNSNSLSSSLNSSNGGIDTSSSSSSLQQQQQQQQQQNNIQNINSNRIKKFEKLLNTGIHVDMESLKTLGWRGIPDRYRPMSWKILLGYLPSNCERRDEHLERKRKEYRDGLPQYYTSDEKRGESDRRTLKQIQMDVPRTNPGVPFFQQPLIQDILERILYLWGIRHPSTGYVQGINDLATPFIWVFLSEYVEDVANCQVDQIDSTILAMVEADSYWCLTKLLDGIQDHYTFAQPGIQRMLASLKGLLEKINNSLCAHLADQDAQFITFAFRWMNCLLMREIPFPLVIRMWDTYLSEKEGFSVFHVYVCAAFLVLWSDELKQRDFPDIMIFLQKPPTQNWEERDIESLFSTAFYYRSLYEEAQSHLKSNNINLNNNIIKK; encoded by the exons ATGAGTAACCATAGTGATACAAATAGTCCAGTAAAAGAAGCATTTTGGAGATTTTCTAGAAAATCTCCAGGTATAGCAAAACCTGTAAACAATATACATCCAACtagatttgaaaaatttaatgg aaatatgATACCAAATAGGAAAAAAGATTATGATAGTAGTGTTATATTTAATCATGGtcaattttcatcatcatcaacctCACCTTATTTATCAACTGTAAATTCACAAACCCAAATAACGACAACAAATATAgatagtaacaataataacaataataacaataacaataataacaataacaataacaataataataataataacaatcaaacaaccaccacaactacaactacatcAAAGAtgacaacatcatcatcagcatcaaatttaaatacattagagaataatttatcacatttatcattatcatcatcatcaataaatACATCAGTAATTGGtcatagtaatagtagtacaCATTTATCAGCATCgaattcaaattcattatcatcatcattaaattcaagtaatggtggtattgatacatcatcatcatcatcatcattacagcagcaacagcaacagcaacaacaacaaaataatatacaaaatataaatagtaatagaataaagaaatttgagaaattattaaatacagGTATACATGTAGATATGGAAAGTTTAAAAACGTTAGGATGGCGTGGTATACCAGATAGATATAGACCAATGTCTTGGAAGATACTATTAGGTTATTTACCCTCAAATTGTGAAAGAAGAGATGAACATTTagagagaaaaagaaaagaatatCGTGATGGTTTACCACAATATTATACTTCCGATGAGAAAAGAGGTGAATCCGATAGAAGaactttaaaacaaattcaaatggaTGTACCAAGAACAAATCCTGGTGTACCATTTTTTCAACAACCTTTAATTCAAGat attttagaaagaattttatatttatggGGTATTAGGCATCCATCAACAGGATATGTTCAAGGTATTAATGATTTAGCAACACCATTTATTTGGGTATTTTTATCAGAGTATGTTGAAGATGTTGCCAATTGTCAAGTGGATCAAATTGATTCGACCATATTGGCAATGGTTGAAGCAGATAGTTATTGGTGTTTAACGAAATTATTGGATGGTATTCAAGATCATTATACATTTGCTCAACCTGGTATACAAAGAATGTTGGCAAGTTTAAAAGGATTACTAGAGAAGATTAACAATAGTTTATGTGCCCATTTGGCCGATCAAGACGCTCAATTCATTACGTTTGCATTTCGTTGGATGAATTGTTTACTCATGAGAGAGATACCTTTTCCATTGGTAATACGTATGTGGGATACTTATCTAAGTGAAAAGGAGGGATTTAGTGTTTTTCATGTTTATGTTTGTGCCGCTTTCTTGGTTTTATGGTCTGATGAATTGAAGCAAAGAGATTTCCCTGACATTATGATTTTCCTTCAAAAACCTCCAACTCAAAATTGGGAAGAACGTGATATTGAAAGTTTATTCTCTACTGCTTTCTATTATAGATCATTATATGAAGAAGCTCAATCAcatttaaaaagtaataatataaatttaaataataatattattaaaaagtaa